The Pelecanus crispus isolate bPelCri1 chromosome 29, bPelCri1.pri, whole genome shotgun sequence genome includes a window with the following:
- the LOC104033325 gene encoding leukotriene B4 receptor 1: protein MLEAIQNIERNFWIVDLETRSTATGGCLTVELSEAQLSGNKENRRQRENRKRHSSGIYEIAFRLQRPSLPSPPNATMSSSPANASLHPNATSAPVPGTAIGLTLLSVAVAVGLPGNAMVLWSCAVTNRRNVPILLIFHLALADVVTLLTGPIYLRALSVGQWNMGLAVCRGCHYLCAAAMYVSVFLIALLGLHRCLVVSRLTTAAVTVGGHTGQLAHRVVAVTWLVALVLAIPSIIFRQVKDGHCQRLHSSDSWLVVHNLLETILGWALPLTAVAAGYGLLVHRLRQTRLARRGRTFRLVAAVVVAFAVAWGPYHLASVLEVAMVAQGGGERLKGVTKAIRPPATALAFLSSAMNPLLYACAGRGLCRGAGRSLLPQLLDVSAIAGSSRGTTAKGTRHGGRSWSHVAPPGRSMAVGPAGEPRGRVND from the exons ATGCTGGAGGCCATCCAGAACATAGAGAGGAACTTCTGGATCGTAGACCTGGAAACCAGAAGCACCGCCACGGGAGG GTGTCTAACTGTGGAGTTGTCAGAAGCCCAGCTGTCAGGTAACAAAGAGAACAGGCGCCAGCGGGAGAACAGGAAGAGGCACAGCAGCGGTATTTATGAAATTGCCTTCAGGCTTCAGCGACCATCTCT cccctccccacccaACGCCACGATGTCCTCATCCCCCGCCAATGCCTCGTTGCACCCCAACGCCACATCCGCCCCCGTCCCTGGCACAGCGATAGGGCTGACCCTGCTGTCAGTGgcggtggcagtggggctgcCAGGCAACGCCATGGTCCTCTGGAGCTGCGCTGTCACCAATCGTCGCAAcgtccccatcctcctcatCTTCCACTTGGCCTTGGCTGACGTGGTCACCCTCCTCACCGGCCCCATCTACCTCCGGGCCTTGAGTGTTGGCCAGTGGAACATGGGCTTGGCCGTCTGCCGCGGGTGTCACTACCTCTGTGCCGCTGCCATGTACGTCAGCGTCTTCCTCATTGCTCTTCTGGGTCTCCATCGGTGCTTGGTGGTCTCCAGGCTGACAACGGCGGCGGTGACAGTGGGTGGTCACACTGGACAGTTGGCTCACAGAGTGGTGGCGGTGACTTGGTTGGTGGCTTTGGTATTGGCCATCCCATCCATCATCTTCCGACAGGTGAAGGATGGGCATTGCCAGCGGCTGCACAGCTCAGACAGTTGGTTGGTGGTCCACAACCTTCTGGAGACCATCTTGGGTTGGGCTCTACCATTGACTGCCGTAGCTGCCGGCTACGGGTTGCTGGTCCACCGGTTACGCCAGACCCGCTTGGCCCGGCGCGGTCGTACCTTCCGGCTGGTGGCCGCCGTGGTGGTGGCCTTTGCTGTTGCGTGGGGACCTTACCACCTGGCCAGCGTGCTGGAGGTGGCAATGGTCGCGCAAGGCGGTGGTGAGAGGTTGAAGGGGGTCACCAAGGCCATCCGGCCACCGGCCACTGCCCTGGCCTTCCTCAGCAGTGCCATGAACCCCCTCCTCTACGCCTGCGCCGGGCGGGGGCTGTGCCGCGGTGCCGGGAGGtctctcctgccccagctgctggacGTCTCGGCCATCGCTGGCAGCTCCCGAGGGACCACGGCCAAGGGGACCCGGCACGGGgggaggagctggag TCACGTGGCCCCGCCGGGGCGGTCGATGGCCGTGGGGCCGGCGGGGGAACCCCGGGGCCGCGTTAATGATTGA